One genomic region from Argentina anserina chromosome 2, drPotAnse1.1, whole genome shotgun sequence encodes:
- the LOC126781994 gene encoding uncharacterized protein LOC126781994, which translates to MACEEVQSWSFGGLTRAFLDLLLAYILLCASAVVFFALNLLKFLWVYLPCPCNGVFGFRNRDFCLHKLLYEWPAAKICAVQKLVMGRFPFDIRFKDQRSNLSQKLIRDVNGGNGVLELGGESCCSPFSSPRLQSMVDKESGFDAKGKRIVVFKKRTGIRWPRRDSSKSPRIFPLPLDDRDTKQVSGESSIALAAIQDESQVTRDDIGEIIHGSAVESKGLEVNYRQEKIPIVEDESDTIRMLQGALLKEKAITAALYLELEKERAAAATAADEAMAMIYRLQKDKASTEMEVRQYQRMIEEKFVYDEEEMDVLKEILLRREKENHFLEKEVEAYRQMNSPGSEQLKDDSYDKLCKWGQTALASNVDSQKMMPGTNETISDHMGVESIAENTSQFEASFVEKKMHFNGHDVVEKSVISAWEEKLQTDNAMCPGMINEALQPDIGIKKQFCCDGEERLQDENIKGGFQSQIHDTVPMVYDVHVIEGKAEMLKGGSRPSNYAALEELRDSSGVSSSSEPLLSVGKGKTPL; encoded by the exons ATGGCTTGTGAGGAAGTTCAATCTTGGAGCTTTGGTGGTCTTACAAGAGCATTTCTTGATCTTTTACTTGCTTATATCCTGCTATGTGCATCAGCTGTTGTGTTTTTTGCATTGAATTTGTTGAAGTTCTTATGGGTGTATTTGCCATGTCCTTGTAATGGAGTTTTCGGGTTTAGAAATCGAGATTTTTGCTTGCACAAATTGCTTTATGAGTGGCCTGCTGCAAAGATTTGTGCTGTTCAGAAGTTGGTGATGGGTAGGTTCCCTTTTGATATTCGGTTCAAGGATCAAAGGTCCAACTTGAGTCAGAAGTTGATTAGGGATGTGAATGGAGGGAATGGTGTTCTTGAATTGGGAGGCGAATCATGTTGCAGTCCATTTTCGAGTCCAAGGTTGCAAAGTATGGTTGATAAGGAAAGTGGGTTTGATGCTAAGGGGAAGAGAATTGTGGTTTTTAAGAAAAGGACTGGTATTCGGTGGCCTAGGAGGGACAGTTCAAAATCTCCTCGTATATTCCCCTTGCCTCTTGATGACAGGGATACGAAACAGGTATCTGGTGAAAGCTCAATTGCTCTAGCTGCAATACAGGATGAGTCTCAAG TAACCAGAGATGATATAGGGGAAataatacatggatcagctgTTGAGAGTAAAGGTCTAGAGGTAAATTACCGTCAAGAAAAGATTCCTATTGTTGAAGATGAAAGTGATACAATCAGGATGTTACAAGGAGCTCTTCTAAAAGAGAAAGCTATCACTGCTGCTCTCTATTTAGAGCTGGAGAAAGAGCGGGCTGCTGCTGCGACTGCAGCTGATGAAGCAATGGCCATGATATATCGTTTGCAGAAGGATAAAGCATCAACAGAAATGGAAGTGAGACAGTACCAAAGGATGATTGAAGAGAAATTTGtttatgatgaagaagaaatggATGTTCTTAAAGAAATACTTCTTAGGAGGGAGAAGGAGAACCACTTTCTGGAGAAGGAGGTTGAAGCATATAGACAGATGAATTCTCCAGGAAGTGAACAGCTTAAGGATGATTCATATGATAAACTGTGTAAATGGGGACAGACTGCTCTTGCTTCGAATGTAGATTCGCAAAAGATGATGCCAGGGACTAATGAAACTATATCTGACCATATGGGAGTGGAAAGTATTGCAGAAAATACCTCTCAATTTGAGGCTTCATTTGTCGAGAAAAAAATGCATTTCAATGGACATGATGTTGTTGAGAAAAGTGTCATTTCAGCATGGGAAGAAAAACTACAAACAGATAATGCAATGTGCCCAGGAATGATTAATGAAGCACTTCAACCTGATATTGGAATCAAGAAACAATTCTGTTGTGATGGAGAAGAACGGCTGCAAGACGAGAATATTAAAGGCGGCTTTCAAAGTCAAATACATGATACAGTGCCAATGGTTTATGATGTTCATGTCATAGAAGGTAAAGCTGAAATGTTGAAAGGAGGAAGTAGGCCATCAAATTATGCTGCTTTGGAGGAACTCCGAGATTCTTCTGGGGTCTCTAGCAGCTCAGAACCTCTGCTGAGCGTGGGAAAAGGCAAAACACCACTTTAA